A region of the Acidimicrobiia bacterium genome:
GCTTGGTTCGAGAGTGATGAGTCCGTCGTCTGTCATCCGCTTGACCATTTCAGATACCGATGGCCGCGACACTCCAAGCCAATCGGCGATGCGGGCCTGAATGACCGGGATCCCTTCTTCGCCCAGCTCGAAAATGGCCGCGGCGTATTCTCGATAGGGCATTCGGTAGTCGGAGGTCTCCACGTTTCTTAGTATACGTTCTCGGTTTCGATCGGATTCGGACCCGGTTTGTATTTGCACTACCTGGATAGTAGAAATACTGTAAGGCATGCCTAACGACATGTATTGATGATGGAGGACAGCAGGTGGCGGCGTTTCTGGTTATGTTGCGCGAGGGAGTGGAAGCAGCGCTCATCGTGGCGATCTTGTTGGCCTTCCTCGACCGCACCAACCGGCGTGAAAACTCCGCCACCGTCTGGTGGGGTACTGGAGCAGCGGTCGTCGTTTCTCTCGTCGCCGGCGTCGTGATCTGGAAGACCATCGGATCCCTGCAAGGGTCGGCTGAAGCGCTTATTGAAGGTATCGTGGCGGTCCTGGCTGCCGGACTCCTAACCTGGATGATCTTCTGGATGGGGAAACAAGCTCGTGGTCTCCGGTCAGGGTTGGAGGCCCAAGCGGACTCGGCTCTTGAAGCCGGTGGGGCGGCTCTGGCTGCCGTAGCTTTTGTGGCGGTCGCCAGGGAAGGCTTTGAATCCGTGTTGTTCTTGTTGTCGACCACCGTTGGCGAGGTATCTGCACGCGGCCAGATACTCGGCGGCCTGCTCGGTGTGGTTGCAGCCGTGGGGATTGGCTATCTCGTGTACAAGGGCAGCCATCGCATCAATCTTCGGACCTTCTTCAGATGGACCGGTTACCTGATCATTCTGTTTGCAGCTGGCCTTGTGGCCAAAGGTATTCACGAATTTCAGGAATTTGGGGCCATACCGACCCTGGTTGAACACCTTTGGGAGACCGACATCCTCGACCCGGCTACCAGTACCGCCGGCGCGTTCCTCAAGACCATGTTTGGCTGGGACCCCGATCCCTCACTTCTTCAGGTACTCGGCTACCTCGCGTACGCGATCCCGGTCGGAATCAGCTTCGGTCGTAAGACCGCGCCGGCCAAGGCAGTTCCAACCGACGCGGGCGCATCGATTCCCTCGTAACCGGGCCCCATGGGTGACACGACAGGGTGAGTGTCCGTCGGCTGATGGGTCCTAGCCGGGGTGGATTCAGAGGTTGCAGGGGCTCGGGCGGAATACTGGCGACGGATGTAAGAAGCCCTAGTCTGCGGTCCAATGAGAGCGTCCCTGGCATCGTCGGAAAGTGTGACCTGATATGGAATGGTGGAAGATCCTGCTGCTGGCCGGTGGTGGGTTGTTGGCCGGGGCCATCAATTCGATCGCCGGCGGAGGTTCGCTCCTAACCGTCCCCCTGCTGGTATTCGCCGGCGTGCCTGGCAACCTGGCCAACGGGTCGAACCGGGTGGGAATCCTCACGTCGACAGCCGCGGCGGCAGCCGAGTTCCGGCGCTTGGGTGTTGTCAGCCTCAAGCAGACGACCCCGATTCTTATCCCGGTGATGGTTGGCTCGTTCGCCGGGTCCTCTTTGGTGGGTCTGCTCGCCGACGCTACGTTCGAGCGGGTCTTCGGTTTCTTGATGGTTCCCGTGTTGATCTTGTCGCTTCGTAAGCCCAAGCCCAAGGCAGATGGCAAGTCGTGGCCGACCTGGGTCAGAGTCCTGGTCTTTCTCTTTATTGGCATGTACGGCGGTGCTTTTCAGGCGGGGATAGGACTCTTGCTGATCGTGGCGCTGTCGCATACCGGCCTCGGGCTGGTCGTGGCCAACTCCGTGAAGGTTCTTGTCAATCTGGCGGTAACCCTCGTGGCGCTCCCGACATTCATTGCAAATGGGAACGTAGATTGGCAGCCTGCTCTTATCCTGGCGGTAGGGCTAACGATTGGTGGGGCACTCGGCGCCAATGCCACGGTGCGAGGCGGCGAAAAGATCATCCGCCCGGTCATGATTGCTGCCGTGATTGCATTCTCTGGTCGGCTGGTCGGTCTTTATTAGGCGGGCATACCAATCCAGCGTTGGTTTACCCGGGACTTTCGAATGCCGGGAGATGCTCGAGTGGCGCCAGGGTGCCCAGCGACTCCGCGACGACGACCGCGTTATCTCCTGTCTCTAGTACGAACCCGGTCGGTGGATTGAGGTGGGTCGTTCCGCCGCGACTTACGGCGAGCAGGGTGGCGGCGTGATCGGAACGCATCCGGGCCGAGAGTTCATCGATCGTCATGCCGATGTAGGTTTCGGGCAACGCGATGCGATACAGTTCGGATCCTTCTCCACCTGATACAAGGTCGGTGACAAGGTCGGTGAGACCCGGATAAAGCGAGGTTCGAGCCAGGAGATGGGCGGTGAGTTTCGAAGTGATGAGCAGCTCATCGACGTCGGCTCGCTTGAAGTGTTCGGCATGGTTGGGATTGTTCACCTCGGCGAGGGTGCGCACGTGCGGAGCGATCGACTCGATCGCCAGAACCACCAGGATGGATCTCATGTCCGCCTCGTCGGAGGCATCTTTCGGACAGATAATGGCAGCCGCGGCGTGTTCGATGCCGGCCCGTTTGAGGTCGTCGGTTTTGGTGGTGTCGCCTCGGACGAAGTAGACGTCGCCATCTGACGGGTCGCGATCCGCTTCGTGGAGTACCACCACTTTGTGGTTGTAGTCATCAGAGCGCAACTCCTGCACGAGCGAACGAGCTGTGCCATTCCACCCGCAGATGACTATGTGGTCTGTGTATCCCGATGCACCCATGCCCTGTCCCTCCTTCAAAAGGAAATCGATAACAAAACCCAGCAGGGCCCCTGTGATGGTGGCGACGATCCCGACCCCGAACAGTACAAGCAGCCAGCTGACAATCCACCCGCCCCACGTGGTGACCTGCGAGGCGTCCCCCTGGCCCATCACGGTGGTGATCGCCCAGTAGAAGGTCTCGCCGAAACCAGTGAAGCTGCGCTCCTTTTCGATGAGCATCACAGCCAGCGCTGCCAGGGCAACGATGACGATGAGCCCGCTGAACAGCGCGATGAAGAAGTGCGGGTCGAGGTTCTTCCCGATCCGTTTGAGATGCCACGAGATCCGTTGGATCAACGGGTGCTGGTAGAGGCGGCGATACCGCTTACGCACGTTCAGATTCCTTTCCCTGGTGCTCGTCGTTGTTGCGAGTTGAACCTACCTACTGATATCTGCCGATGCCCCGGCTAACCGCAGGTTCAGCTCCGTTCGCCTGGTGCAATTGCCGTCGCTGAGGGAGAGTGTCAAGTGGATCTGGCGTGGTTCGTCGCGTCGCACAGCTAGTTCGGCCCGGACCTGGTTTCGATGAGACACCACGCATACAGGGCGTCGTAGACGAATGAGCCCTTCTCAAGGAGTTGGTAGTCGTTGTCCTCGATGTCGAGTCCACCAACTCCGATGGCGAGAAGTCCGGGACCGAGCGGGTCGGTGTCAAGGTCGGCTTTGATGTCGGCGGCATGAACGATGGCGGCGAGTCGTACCAACGCCGGGTCCCGGCCAAGGTCGAACTCTTCAATCAGGACTTCGAAGGTGCATTTGCCGTCCCGGTGGGTGAACTCTGCTCCGGGGGCGTCGAAGGATCGACCGTTCATTTCGGCTGCGACGGCGAGCACCCGGTCGGCGGCGGCGTATACGATGTTCGCTTCCGGGTCGATGAACCGGCGGATGAGCCATGGGCAGGCAATCCGGTCGGTTTTGGGCCGGGATCGGGTGACCCAGGTCATGGGGTGGGTTCCTTTCCGTCAGGGAGCGGAACCGTTCGGAACCAACCCCACAGGGCGATGTCGTAGACGCTTTTGAGCACGCCGGCGATCAGGAAGGGTATCCCGGCAGTGAGTGTGAGAGTAGCTCCGGCGATCACAGGTCCGAATGGCTTGACCAGGTAGCGGGCGGTGTTGGTGTAGGCGGTCGCCGCGGTTCGTTCCTCCGGTTGGACCAGGGTCATCACGTAGGCCTGGCGCGGGGGAATGTCCATCTGCGACAGGGCCGACCTGGCGAGAAGGAGGCCGACCGCCACCGGAAGATTGGGAGCGAAGGCGACGGAGGCAAGCAGCAGGTTCGAGGGTAAATGGGTGAAGACCATGGTGTTGAGCAGGCCCCAGCGGCGGGCGAGTAATGGTGCGGCAATGAAAGAAAGCGTTTGGATCACCCCGATGGCGGCGAAGACGCCGCCGATGGTGGCGGTGCTAGCCCCGAAATGGTCGATGAGCCAGAAAGCGATGAAGGTTTGGACCACGAAACTTCCCCCGAAAGCATCGACGGCAAACAGACCGGCGAGGCGGGTAACGGCCGGCCGTGACGGGCCCAACGGTGCGGCCCTGCGTCGCCCGTCTGCCAGTTCGACCGAGGGACTCAACCGGCGGGCGATGATGATTCCGGTGGCGGCGATTGGCGTGAGTAACAGGAACCAGGTCCGGTCGGTGGGAGCTCCGCTCCAGATCATCCGGGCCAGTTGGGGAAGCGCGGCCGCCAGGGCCCCCAACGATCCGGCGGCAGCCGCGATGGCGTTATACCAGCCAAATCCCGATGCGAGAGCGTTGGTGTCGATCCGTCCCGAGATCATCGAGAGTTCCAGGGTCGTGAACGGGCCGGACTCGATGACATCGGCCGATAGGGCACCCGTCAGCGCCACCAGTATCAGCAATCCTATGGGCGCCGTACTTGAAAAGACCAGGCCGCAGATTCCGAGAGCCAGATACAGAACCTGGTAGCTCCGGCGACGGCCATAGCTGTCTCCCCAGTGCCCGACGGTCAGTTGGGCGATCACCGTACCGGTCACCAGAGCTCCCAATATGACGCCGACCTCGAAGCCCGAAAAGCCACGATCGGCCAGCGTGGAGGCCAGCAACACGGACCCAAACCCGTAGCCGAAAGCACGAACGGCTTGGGAGGTCAGAACCAGCCGAACGTCAGGGTCGATGGAAGCCATCGGCGACCTTCAGAATGGTCAACCTGCCTGAAGGTGGCGAAGCAGTCGCGGCGTGAGTGAGCATCTTTGGATGAATGTAGTGAGTTCCGCAGGTGAACAGCGGCCAGTCTCGCCTCTCCTTGATCGCATACGACCACCAAGGTGGTGAACGACGATTTTGCGCCGATTGTCCTGGTCCATTCAGGGCGATCCCCTGAATGGCGTACTCGCCTGGATATTGCCTGTCCGCCAGTCCTGTCATCGGAGCATTTACGTCCGTTGGACTCTGACGACGCGATGAAGCCCGCCGTACATTTCGATTAGACGGTGGCCCCATTGTCACCGTGGGTTTGGGATGATCAGAAAGGAGTAACCATGGTTGTCGAGTTGAAACCACCGGTTGGAAAGAACCGGGTAACAGTCGCTCCGAATACCGTTCTTGGGCGGTGGGCGGTTGGTCTGAGTGTCGGTTATATCCTGGGCACGTTGGCATGGAGCATCCTGCCAGGAGGTGCCTGGCTGGGGTTTAGCCGCCGGGTTCGCCGGCGGGGTAGCCGCACTAGTGGCATTGGTTCGCAGACACGATCGGGCCGTACTGGTTTATGTGGCGGTCCTGCCACTGGTGGCCGTTGTCGTGTTTCTGGCTGCCGAACTCTTGATCGGCCACGAATAGTCCCCGGAGCGGTTGTAGGTGTCGCTTCGTCGTGACTCCTCTGGGTTCCGTTTCTGACGAGGCACCCCGGTAGAACAGTTGATGTCGCGTTCTCGGTGATTGTTCTGGGACTCATGGTTAGGTCTGTTCGCGCCAGACGTGTCGTGAGTAGAAAATCCAAGATGGAATTGGTTTGGGCCGTCGGGCCGGCCGTCCGGTGGGGACTGCGTCGGTGCTTTTCGGGGGGACGGTTCGAACGCGATGAAGGGAGCGGCCAACCACTCGGTATGGCGATGACCGCCGATCACATCATCAAACCGTCTCCAGAGGGTCTCACCGAACTCACTCTTTCAGTGACCGCTTCGGGCTGGATGGTGGTGGTGCTCGGCCCGGTGGTGAGAAAAGCAGTCGAACGGGCACTTGTGAAGGAGTTCTCGGGATTCAGAATGGC
Encoded here:
- a CDS encoding chromate resistance protein, yielding MTWVTRSRPKTDRIACPWLIRRFIDPEANIVYAAADRVLAVAAEMNGRSFDAPGAEFTHRDGKCTFEVLIEEFDLGRDPALVRLAAIVHAADIKADLDTDPLGPGLLAIGVGGLDIEDNDYQLLEKGSFVYDALYAWCLIETRSGPN
- a CDS encoding potassium channel protein, which translates into the protein MRKRYRRLYQHPLIQRISWHLKRIGKNLDPHFFIALFSGLIVIVALAALAVMLIEKERSFTGFGETFYWAITTVMGQGDASQVTTWGGWIVSWLLVLFGVGIVATITGALLGFVIDFLLKEGQGMGASGYTDHIVICGWNGTARSLVQELRSDDYNHKVVVLHEADRDPSDGDVYFVRGDTTKTDDLKRAGIEHAAAAIICPKDASDEADMRSILVVLAIESIAPHVRTLAEVNNPNHAEHFKRADVDELLITSKLTAHLLARTSLYPGLTDLVTDLVSGGEGSELYRIALPETYIGMTIDELSARMRSDHAATLLAVSRGGTTHLNPPTGFVLETGDNAVVVAESLGTLAPLEHLPAFESPG
- a CDS encoding MFS transporter, producing the protein MASIDPDVRLVLTSQAVRAFGYGFGSVLLASTLADRGFSGFEVGVILGALVTGTVIAQLTVGHWGDSYGRRRSYQVLYLALGICGLVFSSTAPIGLLILVALTGALSADVIESGPFTTLELSMISGRIDTNALASGFGWYNAIAAAAGSLGALAAALPQLARMIWSGAPTDRTWFLLLTPIAATGIIIARRLSPSVELADGRRRAAPLGPSRPAVTRLAGLFAVDAFGGSFVVQTFIAFWLIDHFGASTATIGGVFAAIGVIQTLSFIAAPLLARRWGLLNTMVFTHLPSNLLLASVAFAPNLPVAVGLLLARSALSQMDIPPRQAYVMTLVQPEERTAATAYTNTARYLVKPFGPVIAGATLTLTAGIPFLIAGVLKSVYDIALWGWFRTVPLPDGKEPTP
- a CDS encoding FTR1 family protein yields the protein MAAFLVMLREGVEAALIVAILLAFLDRTNRRENSATVWWGTGAAVVVSLVAGVVIWKTIGSLQGSAEALIEGIVAVLAAGLLTWMIFWMGKQARGLRSGLEAQADSALEAGGAALAAVAFVAVAREGFESVLFLLSTTVGEVSARGQILGGLLGVVAAVGIGYLVYKGSHRINLRTFFRWTGYLIILFAAGLVAKGIHEFQEFGAIPTLVEHLWETDILDPATSTAGAFLKTMFGWDPDPSLLQVLGYLAYAIPVGISFGRKTAPAKAVPTDAGASIPS
- a CDS encoding sulfite exporter TauE/SafE family protein, producing MEWWKILLLAGGGLLAGAINSIAGGGSLLTVPLLVFAGVPGNLANGSNRVGILTSTAAAAAEFRRLGVVSLKQTTPILIPVMVGSFAGSSLVGLLADATFERVFGFLMVPVLILSLRKPKPKADGKSWPTWVRVLVFLFIGMYGGAFQAGIGLLLIVALSHTGLGLVVANSVKVLVNLAVTLVALPTFIANGNVDWQPALILAVGLTIGGALGANATVRGGEKIIRPVMIAAVIAFSGRLVGLY